A genome region from Nycticebus coucang isolate mNycCou1 chromosome 4, mNycCou1.pri, whole genome shotgun sequence includes the following:
- the LOC128584323 gene encoding ATP synthase F(0) complex subunit C1, mitochondrial-like, which yields MQTTAALLILPTLIRCCTRGLIRPMSASFLNRPEYSSKQPSYNSSPLQVARREFQNSVLSWDIDTAAKFIGPGAATVGVAGSGPGIGTVFGSLIIGYARNPSLKQQLFSYTILGFALSEAMRLFCLMVAFLILFAWAP from the coding sequence ATGCAGACCACCGCGGCACTGCTCATTTTGCCGACTCTGATTCGCTGCTGTACCAGGGGTCTAATCAGACCTATGTCTGCCTCCTTCCTGAATAGGCCAGAGTATTCATCTAAACAGCCTTCCTACAACAGCTCCCCACTCCAGGTGGCCCGAAGGGAGTTCCAGAACAGTGTTCTCTCCTGGGACATTGACACAGCAGCCAAGTTTATTGGACCTGGGGCAGCCACAGTTGGTGTGGCTGGTTCAGGGCCTGGCATTGGAACGGTGTTTGGCAGCTTGATCATTGGCTATGCCAGGAACCCGTCTCTTAAGCAGCAGCTCTTCTCCTACACCATTCTGGGCTTTGCCCTGTCTGAGGCCATGAGGCTCTTCTGTTTGATGGTTGCCTTCCTCATCCTATTCGCCTGGGCTCCATGA
- the LOC128583895 gene encoding T-complex protein 11 X-linked protein 2-like: MPKSEETVLQNDPNEAKCGAHNSETSEKNQEEEDFCLNNYSPRLIETINEVSRMSIAHEIMVNQDFYMEENVLSPNSLEDRFMETLYNVFWDHLREQLLSNPPEFTCALELMTEVKEVLLSLLLPRHIRLKNEIKAVLDMDLLKQEAEHGALDVSRLSNYILSLMTLLCAPVRDEAVKKLQSITDPVQLLRGSFHVLGLMKMDMANYTIQSIRPYLQEYSIQYERAKFQELLDKQPNLLDYTKKWLTKAATDLITPCLNSPDIPSSSSMACSPPDKAAKNSDPPNPIMVLYQGYLNLLLWDPENEEFPETLLMDRIRVQEMGSHLRHLTILASVLLVARSFSGSILFNSPGFVDKLKCITKAVTEEFNSKPEEAMLNVSEQVSQEIHCGLKDLGFTALSSENTVCLIGQLQNITKKENRVRSIIDQRLLLFLKCCLVRGMQESLLHFPEGLNHIEGELTELGRKFVKLMHHNQQVFGPYYAEILKNVDTLVQAQETEVEPI; this comes from the coding sequence ATGCCCAAGAGTGAGGAAACTGTACTCCAAAATGATCCTAATGAAGCAAAGTGTGGAGCCCATAATTctgaaacatcagagaagaacCAAGAAGAGGAAGACTTCTGTTTAAATAACTACTCTCCTCGTCTAATAGAAACAATTAACGAAGTTTCCAGGATGAGCATTGCTCATGAAATCATGGTAAATCAAGATTTCTACATGGAAGAGAATGTTTTATCTCCAAACAGTCTGGAAGACAGGTTCATGGAGACATTGTACAATGTTTTTTGGGACCATTTAAGAGAACAACTCTTGAGTAATCCTCCCGAATTCACTTGTGCTCTTGAACTTATGACAGAAGTTAAGGAGGTTTTGCTATCACTGCTATTACCACGCCACATCCGcctaaaaaatgagattaaagcaGTTCTGGACATGGATCTCCTCAAGCAAGAAGCAGAACATGGAGCCCTAGACGTCTCTCGTCTCTCTAACTACATTCTTAGTTTGATGACCCTGCTATGTGCACCAGTTCGAGATGAAGCAGTAAAGAAACTACAGAGCATAACAGATCCAGTACAGTTACTGAGGGGCAGCTTCCATGTTCTGGGCCTAATGAAAATGGACATGGCGAACTATACCATCCAGAGCATTCGACCCTACCTGCAGGAATATTCCATCCAGTATGAAAGAGCTAAATTCCAGGAACTCCTTGACAAACAACCCAATCTCCTTGATTACACCAAGAAATGGCTaaccaaagcagccacagacctCATTACACCATGTCTGAATTCTCCTGACATCCCCAGCTCCTCCAGCATGGCCTGTTCACCTCCAGACAAGGCAGCTAAGAATTCAGATCCTCCCAATCCCATAATGGTGCTATACCAGGGCTACCTGAATCTCCTCCTCTGGGatcctgaaaatgaagaattccctgagactctgctgatGGACAGAATCCGGGTCCAGGAAATGGGGTCCCATTTGCGCCACTTGACTATATTGGCCTCAGTCTTACTAGTGGCTAGAAGTTTCTCTGGTTCAATTTTATTCAACTCACCTGGATTTGTGGATAAACTGAAATGCATAACCAAGGCTGTGACTGAGGAATTTAACTCCAAGCCTGAAGAAGCTATGTTGAATGTGAGTGAACAGGTGTCTCAGGAAATTCATTGTGGCCTCAAGGACCTGGGCTTTACTGCCCTAAGCAGTGAAAACACAGTATGTCTTATAGGACAACTCCAGAAcatcaccaagaaagaaaaccGTGTCCGTAGTATCATTGATCAGCGcctccttttgtttctcaaatgctGTTTGGTTCGTGGCATGCAGGAGTCTCTGCTACACTTCCCTGAAGGCCTTAATCACATCGAAGGAGAGTTGACAGAACTAGGCCGGAAGTTTGTCAAGCTGATGCATCATAATCAGCAGGTATTTGGCCCATACTATGCTGAGATCCTAAAAAATGTCGATACTCTAGTTCAAGCACAAGAAACAGAAGTGGAACCTATCTGA